One window of Pseudochaenichthys georgianus chromosome 18, fPseGeo1.2, whole genome shotgun sequence genomic DNA carries:
- the cyld3 gene encoding ubiquitin carboxyl-terminal hydrolase CYLD isoform X2 translates to MSGAHEQTRKRRPPKMFLISTDLKVQDQLDGTIKLLRGFICQEQEAGRSRGDSYWVKVLDNDFMLKIEKKFLLEVPSDLSGLLEAVSDPEARLKLLRDPGKLQTCASLPVDSPLWVQIGQQDELAQADLKYIGPRSRGSSAVYFGVQLKGSAAGKGSSNGSFKDQRLFSCPEACALFLPVSHVHIRTWTHNNVQDAQERAKERDRHRSSHGNGQRGNGQHGNGQHNNERQHPQHQGRHISFHHPRPSSPPVGFLPRTAESAPITAQNQNQVRAPASPPPLHVGQRVMFPIEDNVYGGEVCFCGLLPGRSSSGMYVGILLDAPVGQWDGLYKGEKLCNIPSPLHGALVPINKVSSDSKPHHHTPPHQVTKSILKPAPPPIKPLPLSAPHSAPKVALMPPGKQGVKVPPLPPPKPNNKPLLPPLTAPKPLSPTSPTFTPTHTPTHTSPEHPHHNGVHGPPSPSLRSPVSSEAVEEDGEAGLDGGLEVGSMVEVNDPPLFGVIHWIGRISGVGEPVAGIELDQDLSAGTDGSYLGERHFRCPANKGLFVKLRNCRRDSRFPAPETPVNQVERCNSIAFAEWGSERVEDNSPPVEGEEAVELYEGWKRGIQGHLNSCYLDATLFSLFSCCSSADWVLFWPSDPDSDSSLAQDLLRCEIVNPLRRYGYVCASKTMALRRLLEAANSNMGFTNQEKDPEEFLNKLFQLLQVEPLLKIRSMTRQPQEGHLYQLFPPTLPPSPTSPLLVSPIGSPIPLAPPSPSRMRVASVQTLLESSFLHAGLKFVEAPSCLLLLMPRFGKDFKMFDAILPTLSLDITDLLDDTLRQCSICQAVAEWECLQCYEDPDITPGRLKQYCSTCNTQVHSHRKRASHHPVDVAVPGGPWTGPLLSARQRMSLFAVTCIETSHYVSFVKHGPLPTDWMFFDSMADREGEQNGFNIPHVKACPEVGRFLSLPEQELSRVDPASIRESARRLLCDSYMCLYHSPDLSLYK, encoded by the exons GTGTTAGACAATGACTTCATGTTGAAAATAGAGAAGAAGTTCCTGCTGGAAGTCCCGTCCGACCTCAGCGGCCTGCTGGAGGCTGTTTCTGATCCTGAGGCCCGACTAAAGCTTCTAA GAGATCCTGGGAAGCTGCAGACTTGTGCGTCTCTGCCCGTTGATTCTCCGCTCTGGGTCCAGATCGGCCAACAGGATGAGCTGGCACAGGCAGACCTTAAATACATCGGGCCGCGCTCAAGGGGGAGCAGCGCTGTGTATTTTGGGGTACAGCTGAAG GGCTCAGCCGCCGGTAAAGGGTCGAGCAACGGCTCCTTCAAGGACCAGCGGCTCTTCAGCTGCCCTGAAGCCTGCGCCCTCTTCCTgcccgtcagccatgtgcacatCCGAACCTGGACCCACAACAACGTGCAGGACGCTCAGGAGCGAGCCAAGGAGCGAGACCGCCACCGCAGCAGCCACGGCAACGGGCAACGCGGCAACGGGCAACACGGCAACGGGCAACACAACAACGAGCGGCAGCATCCTCAGCATCAAGGTCGTCACATCAGTTTCCATCACCCTCGCCCCAGCAGCCCCCCCGTGGGTTTCCTCCCTCGGACAGCAGAGTCAGCACCAATCACGGCTcagaaccagaaccag GTCCGAGCCCCTGCATCCCCTCCTCCGCTCCATGTGGGCCAGAGGGTGATGTTCCCCATAGAGGACAACGTCTACGGGGGGGAAGTTTGTTTCTGTGGTCTTCTGCCGGGTCGCTCCTCCTCAGGGATGTACGTGGGAATTCTGCTG GACGCTCCTGTGGGACAGTGGGACGGTCTTTATAAAGGAGAAAAGCTCTGCAACATTCCCTCTCCGCTCCACGGAGCATTAGTGCCCATCAACAAGGTTTCCTCAG ATTCGAAACCCCACCATCACACCCCTCCTCACCAAGTGACCAAATCCATCCTGAAGCCGGCGCCCCCCCCCATTAAGCccctccccctgtcggccccCCACTCTGCGCCCAAAGTCGCCCTGATGCCCCCCGGAAAACAAGGGGTTAAAGTTCCTCCACTGCCGCCCCCAAAACCCAACAACAAGCCGCTTCTTCCCCCTCTGACCGCTCCCAAACCCCTCAGCCCAACGTCACCCACcttcacccccacacacacccccacacacacctcccctgaacacccCCATCACAACGGCGTTCAcggccccccctccccctcgctGAGGTCTCCGGTCAGCAGTGAGGCTGTGGAGGAGGATGGAGAGGCGGGGCTCGACGGGGGGCTGGAGGTGGGGTCCATGGTGGAAGTGAACGACCCGCCCCTTTTTGGGGTCATTCACTGGATTGGACGCATCAGTGGGGTGGGAGAGCCGGTGGCAGGGATCGAGCTG gaccAGGATCTGTCTGCAGGGACAGACGGCAGTTACCTGGGTGAACGTCACTTCCGTTGCCCCGCCAACAAGGGGCTGTTTGTGAAGCTTCGCAACTGCAGGCGGGACTCCAGATTCCCCGCCCCCGAGACACCTGTCAATCAAGTGGAGCGATGCAACTCTATAG CGTTTGCAGAGTGGGGCAGTGAGCGTGTGGAGGACAACTCCCCCCCTGTGGAGGGGGAGGAGGCCGTTGAGCTCTACGAGGGCTGGAAGAGAGGCATTCAGGGACACCTCAACTCCTGCTACCTGGACGCCACGCTGTTCAG tCTGTTCTCCTGCTGCAGTTCTGCAGACTGGGTTCTGTTCTGGCCCTCGGACCCCGACAGCGACTCCAGCCTGGCTCAGGACCTGCTGCGCTGCGAGATCGTGAACCCGCTGAGAAG GTATGGCTACGTGTGTGCCAGCAAGACGATGGCCCTGCGGCGACTGCTGGAGGCCGCCAACAGCAACATGGGCTTCACCAACCAGgagaaag ATCCTGAAGAGTTCCTCAACAAGCTTTTCCAGCTCCTCCAAGTCGAGCCACTCCTCAAgatcag ATCGATGACTCGGCAGCCTCAGGAGGGCCACCTGTACCAGCTCTTCCCGCCGACACTTCCTCCTTCTCCCACCTCACCTTTACTCGTCTCCCCCATCGGCTCCCCCATCCCTCTGGCCCCGCCCTCGCCCAGTCGGATGAGAGTAGCGAGCGTCCAGACGCTGCTGGAGTCTTCCTTCCTCCACGCTGGCCTCAAGTTCGTCGAG gcTCCCTCTTGCCTCTTACTGCTCATGCCTCGCTTTGGAAAGGACTTCAAAATGTTTGACGCCATCCTCCCCACGCTCAGCCTGGACATCACAGACCTGCTGGACGACA CTCTGAGGCAGTGCAGTATCTGTCAGGCTGTGGCTGAGTGGGAGTGTCTGCAGTGTTACGAAGACCCCGACATCACCCCCGGGCGTCTCAAACAGTACTGCAGCACCTGCAACACACAG GTCCACAGTCACAGGAAGCGTGCGTCCCACCACCCTGTAGATGTTGCTGTCCCCGGGGGTCCGTGGACCGGCCCCCTGCTGAGCGCCCGGCAGCGGATGTCTCTCTTTGCGGTGACGTGCATCGAGACCAGCCATTATGTTAGCTTCGTCAAACACGGACCCCTCCCCACCGACTGGATGTTTTTTGACAGTATGGCAGACCGGGAAG GTGAGCAGAACGGCTTCAACATCCCCCATGTGAAGGCGTGTCCGGAGGTGGGCCGCTTCCTCAGCCTACCAGAGCAGGAGCTGAGCAGAGTTGATCCCGCCTCCATACGGGAGTCGGCCCGCCGGCTGCTGTGTGACTCCTACATGTGTCTGTACCACAGCCCCGATCTCAGCCTGtacaagtga
- the cyld3 gene encoding ubiquitin carboxyl-terminal hydrolase CYLD isoform X1: MKLYNGLNSFVNPAIEKDTQKMSGAHEQTRKRRPPKMFLISTDLKVQDQLDGTIKLLRGFICQEQEAGRSRGDSYWVKVLDNDFMLKIEKKFLLEVPSDLSGLLEAVSDPEARLKLLRDPGKLQTCASLPVDSPLWVQIGQQDELAQADLKYIGPRSRGSSAVYFGVQLKGSAAGKGSSNGSFKDQRLFSCPEACALFLPVSHVHIRTWTHNNVQDAQERAKERDRHRSSHGNGQRGNGQHGNGQHNNERQHPQHQGRHISFHHPRPSSPPVGFLPRTAESAPITAQNQNQVRAPASPPPLHVGQRVMFPIEDNVYGGEVCFCGLLPGRSSSGMYVGILLDAPVGQWDGLYKGEKLCNIPSPLHGALVPINKVSSDSKPHHHTPPHQVTKSILKPAPPPIKPLPLSAPHSAPKVALMPPGKQGVKVPPLPPPKPNNKPLLPPLTAPKPLSPTSPTFTPTHTPTHTSPEHPHHNGVHGPPSPSLRSPVSSEAVEEDGEAGLDGGLEVGSMVEVNDPPLFGVIHWIGRISGVGEPVAGIELDQDLSAGTDGSYLGERHFRCPANKGLFVKLRNCRRDSRFPAPETPVNQVERCNSIAFAEWGSERVEDNSPPVEGEEAVELYEGWKRGIQGHLNSCYLDATLFSLFSCCSSADWVLFWPSDPDSDSSLAQDLLRCEIVNPLRRYGYVCASKTMALRRLLEAANSNMGFTNQEKDPEEFLNKLFQLLQVEPLLKIRSMTRQPQEGHLYQLFPPTLPPSPTSPLLVSPIGSPIPLAPPSPSRMRVASVQTLLESSFLHAGLKFVEAPSCLLLLMPRFGKDFKMFDAILPTLSLDITDLLDDTLRQCSICQAVAEWECLQCYEDPDITPGRLKQYCSTCNTQVHSHRKRASHHPVDVAVPGGPWTGPLLSARQRMSLFAVTCIETSHYVSFVKHGPLPTDWMFFDSMADREGEQNGFNIPHVKACPEVGRFLSLPEQELSRVDPASIRESARRLLCDSYMCLYHSPDLSLYK, from the exons GTGTTAGACAATGACTTCATGTTGAAAATAGAGAAGAAGTTCCTGCTGGAAGTCCCGTCCGACCTCAGCGGCCTGCTGGAGGCTGTTTCTGATCCTGAGGCCCGACTAAAGCTTCTAA GAGATCCTGGGAAGCTGCAGACTTGTGCGTCTCTGCCCGTTGATTCTCCGCTCTGGGTCCAGATCGGCCAACAGGATGAGCTGGCACAGGCAGACCTTAAATACATCGGGCCGCGCTCAAGGGGGAGCAGCGCTGTGTATTTTGGGGTACAGCTGAAG GGCTCAGCCGCCGGTAAAGGGTCGAGCAACGGCTCCTTCAAGGACCAGCGGCTCTTCAGCTGCCCTGAAGCCTGCGCCCTCTTCCTgcccgtcagccatgtgcacatCCGAACCTGGACCCACAACAACGTGCAGGACGCTCAGGAGCGAGCCAAGGAGCGAGACCGCCACCGCAGCAGCCACGGCAACGGGCAACGCGGCAACGGGCAACACGGCAACGGGCAACACAACAACGAGCGGCAGCATCCTCAGCATCAAGGTCGTCACATCAGTTTCCATCACCCTCGCCCCAGCAGCCCCCCCGTGGGTTTCCTCCCTCGGACAGCAGAGTCAGCACCAATCACGGCTcagaaccagaaccag GTCCGAGCCCCTGCATCCCCTCCTCCGCTCCATGTGGGCCAGAGGGTGATGTTCCCCATAGAGGACAACGTCTACGGGGGGGAAGTTTGTTTCTGTGGTCTTCTGCCGGGTCGCTCCTCCTCAGGGATGTACGTGGGAATTCTGCTG GACGCTCCTGTGGGACAGTGGGACGGTCTTTATAAAGGAGAAAAGCTCTGCAACATTCCCTCTCCGCTCCACGGAGCATTAGTGCCCATCAACAAGGTTTCCTCAG ATTCGAAACCCCACCATCACACCCCTCCTCACCAAGTGACCAAATCCATCCTGAAGCCGGCGCCCCCCCCCATTAAGCccctccccctgtcggccccCCACTCTGCGCCCAAAGTCGCCCTGATGCCCCCCGGAAAACAAGGGGTTAAAGTTCCTCCACTGCCGCCCCCAAAACCCAACAACAAGCCGCTTCTTCCCCCTCTGACCGCTCCCAAACCCCTCAGCCCAACGTCACCCACcttcacccccacacacacccccacacacacctcccctgaacacccCCATCACAACGGCGTTCAcggccccccctccccctcgctGAGGTCTCCGGTCAGCAGTGAGGCTGTGGAGGAGGATGGAGAGGCGGGGCTCGACGGGGGGCTGGAGGTGGGGTCCATGGTGGAAGTGAACGACCCGCCCCTTTTTGGGGTCATTCACTGGATTGGACGCATCAGTGGGGTGGGAGAGCCGGTGGCAGGGATCGAGCTG gaccAGGATCTGTCTGCAGGGACAGACGGCAGTTACCTGGGTGAACGTCACTTCCGTTGCCCCGCCAACAAGGGGCTGTTTGTGAAGCTTCGCAACTGCAGGCGGGACTCCAGATTCCCCGCCCCCGAGACACCTGTCAATCAAGTGGAGCGATGCAACTCTATAG CGTTTGCAGAGTGGGGCAGTGAGCGTGTGGAGGACAACTCCCCCCCTGTGGAGGGGGAGGAGGCCGTTGAGCTCTACGAGGGCTGGAAGAGAGGCATTCAGGGACACCTCAACTCCTGCTACCTGGACGCCACGCTGTTCAG tCTGTTCTCCTGCTGCAGTTCTGCAGACTGGGTTCTGTTCTGGCCCTCGGACCCCGACAGCGACTCCAGCCTGGCTCAGGACCTGCTGCGCTGCGAGATCGTGAACCCGCTGAGAAG GTATGGCTACGTGTGTGCCAGCAAGACGATGGCCCTGCGGCGACTGCTGGAGGCCGCCAACAGCAACATGGGCTTCACCAACCAGgagaaag ATCCTGAAGAGTTCCTCAACAAGCTTTTCCAGCTCCTCCAAGTCGAGCCACTCCTCAAgatcag ATCGATGACTCGGCAGCCTCAGGAGGGCCACCTGTACCAGCTCTTCCCGCCGACACTTCCTCCTTCTCCCACCTCACCTTTACTCGTCTCCCCCATCGGCTCCCCCATCCCTCTGGCCCCGCCCTCGCCCAGTCGGATGAGAGTAGCGAGCGTCCAGACGCTGCTGGAGTCTTCCTTCCTCCACGCTGGCCTCAAGTTCGTCGAG gcTCCCTCTTGCCTCTTACTGCTCATGCCTCGCTTTGGAAAGGACTTCAAAATGTTTGACGCCATCCTCCCCACGCTCAGCCTGGACATCACAGACCTGCTGGACGACA CTCTGAGGCAGTGCAGTATCTGTCAGGCTGTGGCTGAGTGGGAGTGTCTGCAGTGTTACGAAGACCCCGACATCACCCCCGGGCGTCTCAAACAGTACTGCAGCACCTGCAACACACAG GTCCACAGTCACAGGAAGCGTGCGTCCCACCACCCTGTAGATGTTGCTGTCCCCGGGGGTCCGTGGACCGGCCCCCTGCTGAGCGCCCGGCAGCGGATGTCTCTCTTTGCGGTGACGTGCATCGAGACCAGCCATTATGTTAGCTTCGTCAAACACGGACCCCTCCCCACCGACTGGATGTTTTTTGACAGTATGGCAGACCGGGAAG GTGAGCAGAACGGCTTCAACATCCCCCATGTGAAGGCGTGTCCGGAGGTGGGCCGCTTCCTCAGCCTACCAGAGCAGGAGCTGAGCAGAGTTGATCCCGCCTCCATACGGGAGTCGGCCCGCCGGCTGCTGTGTGACTCCTACATGTGTCTGTACCACAGCCCCGATCTCAGCCTGtacaagtga
- the emc4 gene encoding ER membrane protein complex subunit 4, translating to MASPGGQGGGALSTRGGGARRMKWALELSMGNSRTRGDRQGGQGDVVYPIGFSEKPVPDTSIQETDKNLVEKRCWDVALGPLKQIPMNLFIMYMSGNTISIFPIMMVCMMAWRPIQALMSMSATFKLLESSSQQWLQGLVYLVGNLLGSALAIYKCQSMGLLPTHSSDWLAFIGPPERMEIMGGGMVL from the exons ATGGCGTCTCCAGGGGGACAAGGTGGAGGAGCTCTATCGACTagaggaggcggagccaggAGGATGAAGTGGGCTCTGGAGCTGAGCATGGGCAACAGCAG GACTCGTGGTGACCGTCAGGGCGGTCAGGGAGACGTCGTTTACCCCATCGGCTTCTCAGAGAAACCCGTCCCCGACACCAGCATCCAGGAGACGGACAAGAACCTGGTGGAGAAG CGCTGTTGGGACGTGGCTCTCGGGCCCCTGAAGCAGATCCCGATGAACCTCTTCATCATGTACATGTCGGGCAACACCATCTCCATCTTCCCCATCATGATGGTGTGCATGATGGCCTGGAGGCCCATTCAGGCGCTCATGTCCATGTCTGCCA CCTTCAAGCTGTTGGAGAGCTCCAGTCAGCAGTGGCTCCAGGGCCTCGTCTACCTGGTGGGGAACCTGCTGGGCTCGGCATTGGCTATCTACAAATGTCAATCAATGGGACTGCTCCCCACACACtcttctgattggctggctTTCATAGGACCCCCTGAG AGGATGGAGATCATGGGTGGAGGCATGGTGTTGTGA